Genomic segment of Thermodesulfobacteriota bacterium:
TTTCATAATAAGAGCCTCCGTTTATATAAATAATAGGATAAGCCAATTTTTCCAATCTGCAAATGTTGTCATTCAAGATATACTAATTATATCGCAGATAATGGAGAAATAGTTTTATGACTGAGATTAAAGGCGACTGGGATATAGAAAGAGTTGAGCAGTATTTAAATCAGACTAAGTTTCCTCTAAGACTATCAGGAATAACGTCAAAAGGATATCCAACTGTATTTTCACTTTGGTATCTCTATGAGAAGGGGCATATATGGTGCGCAGTACAGAGTGACTCCTCAGTAGCAAAAATATTAACGGGTAATAACAAATGCGGTTTTGAGATTGGTCCCAATGTTAGTCCATATATGGGAGTCAGGGGAAAAGGAGATGCCGAGTTAATACCAGAAAAAGGCCCGGGAGTTCTGGAAAAACTCGTGGACAGATTTTTAGATGACGATAATGCCGATTTGGGGAAGTGGCTTCTTAGCAGAAAGGATACTGAGACTGCAATATGCATAAAGCCCATATGGATCTATTCATGGGATTACAGCCAAAGAATGAGATAAATCCCCCTTTGAACTTTAACTTAAAAAATAGTAACATTGAGATGTAATTAGTGCTTAGATTCATACACACAAAGGAGGCTATGAATGGCAATTATATCTTGGATTATATTTGGTTTGGTAGCAGGAGCTGTAGCTAAAATGATTCTTCCGGGCAAAGACCCCGGCGGATTCATAATGACAATTGTTATAGGTATCGTAGGCGCGCTCGTTGGCGGGTTTATTGCAAATATTCTTGGATTTGCTGGTGTTCAGCCAGGTTTTGATCTTCAAAGCTTCATTTTCGCAGTTATAGGTTCAATTGTGCTTCTTCTTATCTATAGAATGGTGAAAAGGTAAAAATTAGTACAGAATCTATCATGCCATCACTAAAGAAAGTCGTAAGTTTTCTTGATAAGTATCTAAAAGTTAATGAAATCGAGGACTCAAGCTGGAACGGTCTTCAGTTTGAAGGCCGCTCCAGTGTAGATAAAATCGCATTTGCTGTTGACGCCTCGGTCAAATCTTTTGAAGAAGCTGTGGAAATTAACGCTGATATGCTAGTGGTTCATCACGGCCATTTCTGGAGCAATCACAATCCCTCAATTTCTGGCTGGTCAAAAGATAGAATCAAAGTTCTCTATGATAACGATCTATCGCTATATGCATGCCACCTGCCGCTCGACAGACACAAAGAAGTGGGTAACAACGCAGAGATACTTAAACTCCTAGGTGCTCCAATAAAAAAAGAGTTTATGCACCATAAAGGTAAGAATATCGGATGGTTAGGGGAGAGAAAACGCGCGGTATCAATCACAGACATAGAAAGTAAATTAAATGATAAGCTAGATACAAAGTGCATAGTTCTTCCCTTCGGGACTAACAATGTAAAAACCATTGCCGTATGCAGCGGCGGAGGAAGCTACTCTGGGTTTTACGAAGCGCTCGAAATGGGCGCAGATCTTTATATAACAGGCGACACAGCTGAACTCTACTATACGGCCCAGGACTCAGGTATGAACGTAATATTTGCAGGTCATCACGCAACAGAAACTGTTGGTCTTAAAGCCCTATCAAAAGTTGTCCAAAAAAAGCTTAAAGTTGATACCACCTTTATAGATTTACCCACAGGGTTGTGATTCTCTAACCACTTTTAATTATTGACAACCCTACAGTCCAGACTTACAATATTTGTTTAAATTTTAGGAGGTTAATTGAAATGGGAAGCAGTAATATGGTTAAGATATTCGATACGACCTTAAGAGATGGTGAGCAGGCTCCAGGTTGCGGAATGACTGCTGAAGAAAAGCTACGTGTAGCGCACCAGCTCGAGAAGTTGGGCGTTGACATTATCGAAGCCGGATTTCCGAT
This window contains:
- a CDS encoding GlsB/YeaQ/YmgE family stress response membrane protein, with amino-acid sequence MAIISWIIFGLVAGAVAKMILPGKDPGGFIMTIVIGIVGALVGGFIANILGFAGVQPGFDLQSFIFAVIGSIVLLLIYRMVKR
- a CDS encoding Nif3-like dinuclear metal center hexameric protein, coding for MPSLKKVVSFLDKYLKVNEIEDSSWNGLQFEGRSSVDKIAFAVDASVKSFEEAVEINADMLVVHHGHFWSNHNPSISGWSKDRIKVLYDNDLSLYACHLPLDRHKEVGNNAEILKLLGAPIKKEFMHHKGKNIGWLGERKRAVSITDIESKLNDKLDTKCIVLPFGTNNVKTIAVCSGGGSYSGFYEALEMGADLYITGDTAELYYTAQDSGMNVIFAGHHATETVGLKALSKVVQKKLKVDTTFIDLPTGL